Part of the Vigna radiata var. radiata cultivar VC1973A chromosome 11, Vradiata_ver6, whole genome shotgun sequence genome is shown below.
tcttacttatttaaattttagcaaaatttttatttaacattgtttcgttaaaaatataaaaaaggtaaatatttattaaatttttaaaattgtatgaatattatttaaaatacttggAAAAAAGTATCAGTGTAACAGTTTACTGGAAACAATGTAAATACTTACATATTTGAAGTGAAGTCTTtcactatattattattaccttTGTGTATttctcataataaataaatattcacttggtcactttttctttaattctcaTTATTGCATGATCATTAATTATGTGTACTGATATTATTTCTCCATTTCTCTTTGTAAGTAAGAACTTGTTAGCATGTTTGTGctttttgtgtatttatttattttctttgtactGCCATTACACGACCAGTCctaatttctatttttcctcCAAATGGTTCAAACTTTGGATGTGGAACTGCAGATGTAGGCAATGTGGAGAAAGAGAAACTCATAAACATCGCAACACCAACACGAGTTAGGTGTTCTTCTGCGCTATTCAAAAGGGTCACATTTCCAACATAAGAAGTGCATGAGCCCGAGAACTTCCCAGCAAgtttgagtttgtttaaaaagtGTGCTTCAAACAAAAACTCTGAAGAAAATGGGGTGgctttttcctattttctttctttgttttctggGTCTTACTGGTAATGTGTATTTTTTCATAAAGTTCTCAACTTTGAATGTTGtgtaatgtgttttttttcttcttctctcaatctaatatttgttttttgttggtTTAAATTTGCAGTAACTGGTCAAGAATCCATTGAGTTCCTAAACCTATGTGAGACGAGTGATGACATTTTACAAGCCTCATCACAAGCTGATGAGCTTCCCTTGGCTGTTTCAGTGAATGCTGAAGACCTCAATGAGGTCTCTTTCAGTATTCTATTGGCTGAAAGATGGCTCAGAAACAACGTTCTTGCACACTACCCTGCCTCCAGTATCACCACCATAGTTGTGGGAACCACTGCTTTCTGCCAACAACACCAACACAACCACCTCTCTGAGGTTCTGTCTTCCCTGAAAAATGTCTACCACTCACTCAAGAGGTGGGGTTTGGAGAAAGACATAAAAGTTTCTGTTGCTTTTACTCTGGACTGCTTGTCTCTAAACAGAGTTTATTCTAACAATGATTTGAAAATGGTTAAACCCCTCTTAGAGTTTCTCCAAGAGGTAAACTCCACATACTCTGTGATCCCACATAATGGCTTCTCCCATTTCTCTGATAAAAGTTTGAGCTTGGTGTCTTCTCGCTTTGATTCCTTGAAAAAGCTTGGATTTTTCTGTCTCAGCAACATAAATGTCATCGCCATTGTTACAAAAGGGAGAAAAAACACAGCAAGAAAGCTTTCAGTTGTTGATTTTAGCCCAATAGGCTCTTTACCAGTAAGGCCAGCTCCAACACCAGAAATAGCCAAGCCACCAATGATTCCTTCCAATGTACCTTTGCCTCCTTTAGCACAAGTAGTTTCTTCACCCCCACCAATACTTTCTCCCGCTTTTGCCCCTGAAGAGCCACCATTCGGTGTTCCAGCTAGTTCACCTCATGGTTTCACACTCCCTCCTTGTGATCCGCTACACAATGGCTCACCTTATCCCCAGATATTCCCTGTCCAGAAGGTGTGGTGTGTGGCTAAGCCTAGTGTTCCTGAAGATACCCTGCAACAGGCTATGGACTATGCTTGTGGAGAGGGTGGTGCTGATTGCATGGAGATTACGCCGCAGGGAAACTGCTACTATCCTGATACTGTGGTTGCTCACGCTTCCTATGCTTTCAACAGTTACTGGCAGAAGCACAAGAGAAATGGCGGAACATGCAACTTTGGAGGCACTGCCATGTTGATCAATGCTGACCCAAGTAAGCATGCATTGTCCATATTGTCTTTGTTTTCTCAAATCTGTTTTAGCTTGGTTGGTgctattgttttcttttgccttGTTCCCTTCATTAATAAAGAGTGGTATTGATTTGTAGGTTTCCTTTCGGTTTATTGTTAGCTAAGCGAAATCAAAGTGGTGCTG
Proteins encoded:
- the LOC106776626 gene encoding glucan endo-1,3-beta-glucosidase 13; its protein translation is MGWLFPIFFLCFLGLTVTGQESIEFLNLCETSDDILQASSQADELPLAVSVNAEDLNEVSFSILLAERWLRNNVLAHYPASSITTIVVGTTAFCQQHQHNHLSEVLSSLKNVYHSLKRWGLEKDIKVSVAFTLDCLSLNRVYSNNDLKMVKPLLEFLQEVNSTYSVIPHNGFSHFSDKSLSLVSSRFDSLKKLGFFCLSNINVIAIVTKGRKNTARKLSVVDFSPIGSLPVRPAPTPEIAKPPMIPSNVPLPPLAQVVSSPPPILSPAFAPEEPPFGVPASSPHGFTLPPCDPLHNGSPYPQIFPVQKVWCVAKPSVPEDTLQQAMDYACGEGGADCMEITPQGNCYYPDTVVAHASYAFNSYWQKHKRNGGTCNFGGTAMLINADPSFLSVYC